The following are from one region of the Nicotiana tabacum cultivar K326 chromosome 3, ASM71507v2, whole genome shotgun sequence genome:
- the LOC107826783 gene encoding uncharacterized protein LOC107826783 isoform X1: MAGNDSQKQFLTLIRDFASEKSQGERRIINLKKRSQELQSELETANTEVEEAKHQKETADQELKGYEVELARNESAIQTLEERIVSIQDELSAYGSDVEALKNKEAETRDDFIEKMLDLNAQIRKFHETRASIFQNDNCSESASKPAGPAKAKAEDAEAVKRDLQNKLAQIVFQITKEEEEYQVEQNIHTQLQEELNILERKASLIEGITKENMEMQELARQTSELENRCASLGDELQKRSVCPSCHRDNTEALSEIVQAGDEN, encoded by the exons ATGGCGGGAAACGATTCTCAGAAGCAATTCCTCACTCTAATCCGCGACTTCGCATCTGAAAAATCTCAAGGAG agcgaagaataataaatttgaaGAAACGAAGTCAAGAGCTTCAATCGGAGCTTGAAACTGCAAACACTGAGGTTGAAGAGGCAAAACATCAGAAGGAGACTGCTGACCAAGAGCTCAAAGGCTACGAAGTTGAATTGGCCAGGAATGAATCTGCTATTCAAACCCTAGAG GAAAGGATCGTTTCTATTCAAGATGAACTATCAGCCTACGGATCTGATGTAGAGGCTCTTAAG AACAAAGAAGCAGAAACTCG AGACGACTTCATTGAGAAAATGTTGGATCTCAATGCACAGATAAG GAAATTCCATGAGACAAGAGCCTCTATATTCCAAAATGATAATTGCAGCGAGTCAGCATCAAAGCCTG CAGGTCCAGCAAAAGCCaaagcagaagatgctgaagctGTCAAAAGAGACCTCCAGAATAAGTTGGCTCAGATAGTTTTCCAGATCACTAAGGAAGAAGAGGAATACCAAGTTGAACAGAATATTCATACTCAG CTTCAAGAGGAGTTGAATATTTTGGAAAGGAAAGCATCGCTGATAGAGGGAATCAcaaaagaaaatatggaaatgCAGGAGTTAGCCAG GCAGACTTCTGAATTGGAAAACAGATGTGCTTCCCTTGGTGATGAGCTACAAAAGAGGTCGGTATGTCCCAGTTGCCATAGGGACAACACAGAGGCATTAAGTGAAATTGTTCAAGCAGGCGATGAAAATTAG
- the LOC107826783 gene encoding uncharacterized protein LOC107826783 isoform X2 gives MAGNDSQKQFLTLIRDFASEKSQGERRIINLKKRSQELQSELETANTEVEEAKHQKETADQELKGYEVELARNESAIQTLEERIVSIQDELSAYGSDVEALKNKEAETRDDFIEKMLDLNAQIRKFHETRASIFQNDNCSESASKPGPAKAKAEDAEAVKRDLQNKLAQIVFQITKEEEEYQVEQNIHTQLQEELNILERKASLIEGITKENMEMQELARQTSELENRCASLGDELQKRSVCPSCHRDNTEALSEIVQAGDEN, from the exons ATGGCGGGAAACGATTCTCAGAAGCAATTCCTCACTCTAATCCGCGACTTCGCATCTGAAAAATCTCAAGGAG agcgaagaataataaatttgaaGAAACGAAGTCAAGAGCTTCAATCGGAGCTTGAAACTGCAAACACTGAGGTTGAAGAGGCAAAACATCAGAAGGAGACTGCTGACCAAGAGCTCAAAGGCTACGAAGTTGAATTGGCCAGGAATGAATCTGCTATTCAAACCCTAGAG GAAAGGATCGTTTCTATTCAAGATGAACTATCAGCCTACGGATCTGATGTAGAGGCTCTTAAG AACAAAGAAGCAGAAACTCG AGACGACTTCATTGAGAAAATGTTGGATCTCAATGCACAGATAAG GAAATTCCATGAGACAAGAGCCTCTATATTCCAAAATGATAATTGCAGCGAGTCAGCATCAAAGCCTG GTCCAGCAAAAGCCaaagcagaagatgctgaagctGTCAAAAGAGACCTCCAGAATAAGTTGGCTCAGATAGTTTTCCAGATCACTAAGGAAGAAGAGGAATACCAAGTTGAACAGAATATTCATACTCAG CTTCAAGAGGAGTTGAATATTTTGGAAAGGAAAGCATCGCTGATAGAGGGAATCAcaaaagaaaatatggaaatgCAGGAGTTAGCCAG GCAGACTTCTGAATTGGAAAACAGATGTGCTTCCCTTGGTGATGAGCTACAAAAGAGGTCGGTATGTCCCAGTTGCCATAGGGACAACACAGAGGCATTAAGTGAAATTGTTCAAGCAGGCGATGAAAATTAG
- the LOC142178899 gene encoding uncharacterized protein LOC142178899, whose protein sequence is MGKNVKKGKDIIESLNSSTPAINLEPSPNTPNQSNTIGEGTSSQSNIIGETECSSTRGPRTLLTISPAGLEPSFECSECITKSFKHELYPNGVNWKSVSNEIKNFYFGKFKKVFYWDSSIDSVVRIQWERRASKRYSDFVSKLKSNGVQLGTIPNNVWESWLRLWKDPKCVEKSEINSKNRCAGSGVATGTHTGGSINVGEHRKRLAVKNGRDPTPSELHLHVHTHGNDGTSFVAEKSRIVHEKYQEILQQQTQTQSDIDQCKAFYQAAGGEKKRRVYGLGSQAKCYYGPDLHGSFGSDATSSATPRNAQSTPIGNLDELVMRLIPALTDHIVPVIVERVRELVSLPSHNQILMWHLQFLHPVLLLTLMSDERRQNCDRNKQYIDAYFPRKTLLQIYSVANPSPILRQLGFFRHYELSYEHFRDKLESVANSSLNNCSDGKH, encoded by the exons taccccaGCTATTAATTTGGAACCATCTCCAAATACCCCTAATCAGAGCAACACAATAGGCGAGGGTACATCTTCTCAAAGCAACATAATAGGCGAAACTGAGTGTAGCAGTACCCGCGGGCCGCGGACGCTTCTTACTATTTCTCCTGCAGG GTTAGAGCCTTCATTTGAATGCTCCGAGTGTATAACTAAGTCTTTCAAGCATGAACTTTATCCTAATGGAGTCAACTGGAAAAGCGTCTCAAATGAGATAAAAAacttttattttggaaaattcaAG AAGGTATTCTACTGGGATTCTTCAATTGATAGTGTGGTGCGGATCCAATGGGAGCGTAGGGCATCAAAAAGATACAGTGATTTTGTTAGCAAACTAAAATCAAATGGAGTGCAACTGGGCACTATTCCAAATAATGTGTGGGAAAGTTGGTTGAGACTTTGGAAAGATCCTAAGTGTGTTGAAAAGTCAGAAATAAATTCAAAAAATCGTTGTGCTGGGAGCGGAGTTGCCACAGGGACTCACACAGGTGGCTCTATCAATGTTGGGGAGCATCGCAAGAGACTT GCTGTTAAAAATGGTCGAGATCCAACACCAAGTGAGTTGCATTTGCACGTCCATACACATGGTAATGATGGAACATCTTTTGTTGCTGAGAAATCCCGAATCGTACAT GAAAAATATCAGGAGATATTACAACAACAAACACAAACTCAATCTGATATTGACCAGTGTAAAGCATTTTATCAAGCCGCgggaggagaaaagaaaagaagagtataTGGTCTTGGATCTCAAGCAAAATGCTACTACGGGCCAGATCTTCATGGCTCTTTTGGATCTGATGCTACATCGTCAGCAACACCTCGAAATGCTCAATCAACACCGATAGGGAATCTGGATGAGTTAGTGATGCGATTGATTCCTGCACTGACAGATCATATAGTTCCTGTAATCGTTGAGCGGGTACGCGAATTAGTTTCCTTACCCTCGCACAACCAAATACTGATGTGGCACCTACAGTTCCTACATCCTGTACTGCTGCTAACATTGATGAG CGACGAAAGGCGTCAAAATTGCGACAGAAACAAGCAATACATCGACGCTTATTTCCCTCGCAAAACTTTGCTACAGATATATTCCGTCGCTAATCCGTCGCCAATTCTGCGACAGCTTGGTTTTTTTCGTCACTATGAGCTTAGCTACGAGCATTTTAGGGACAAACTTGAATCCGTCGCTAATTCGTCGCTAAACAACTGTAGCGACGGAAAACATTGA